One Anser cygnoides isolate HZ-2024a breed goose chromosome 4, Taihu_goose_T2T_genome, whole genome shotgun sequence genomic region harbors:
- the CDKN2AIP gene encoding CDKN2A-interacting protein, with the protein MAGKAARGEPLGRTAEEVAWAEALRGACEPEQHWRHRREFLLRNVGRPPAAGSAELQRLVSLSMVWANHVFLGCRYPPQVMEKALEMAEGIQVSDAPVRTTRDELVAKVKKRGISSSNEGVEEPSKKRAVEESKDAKDTEKDVKTTEAESPKETESTLPKKQEKDSSKESESSQSACSSNQAAVVALSIEAEEKPVNAENTTEQSPTPSSSEKESGENPPKEGKCENEPSPEKTTLSSGPPAAAKSAPQAGAVPPAAAKSAPQTEAVPPAAAKSAPQAAAVPATTAKSATQTSATLLSSKNQASAMPSVSKSVAQAGASLLLAPKSVAQPGTSLLLAPKSGAQAGTSLLLASKGSAKAGSSLLASKSSAEVAASLLAARSGTQQGASLLTSKSSAQVAASLLAARSGSQQGPSRAGAPSKGGTQAGSQQLASKSSSQAGESPAKALCKPLTSEDAKERQPFFNRLYKAVAWKLVAVGGFSPSVNHAELLNSSIQSVKATLDVAFVPLKELADLPQNKSSLENIVCELRCKSVYLGTGCGKSMENAKAVASREALKLFLKKKVIVKICKRKYKGREIEDLVLLDEESKPSNLPPALRNPREIM; encoded by the exons ATGGCGGGCAAGGCGGCGCGCGGCGAGCCGCTGGGGCGCACGGCGGAGGAGGTGGCGTGGGCGGAGGCGCTGCGCGGGGCCTGCGAGCCCGAGCAGCACTGGCGGCACCGGCGGGAGTTCCTGCTGCGCAACGTCGGGCGGCCGCCGGCGGCCGGCAGCGCCGAGCTGCAGCGCCTCGTGTCGCTCTCCATGGTGTGGGCCAACCACGTCTTCCTGGGCTGCCG GTACCCGCCGCAGGTCATGGAGAAGGCGCTGGAAATGGCCGAAGGCATCCAAGTGAGCGACGCGCCCGTCCGCACCACGAGAGACGAACTGGTTGCCAAGGTGAAGAAAAGAGGCATATCAAGTAGCAATG aaggGGTAGAGGAGCCCTCCAAGAAACGAGCTGTTGAGGAAAGCAAAGATGCTAAGGATACCGAGAAGGATGTGAAAACAACCGAGGCAGAATCTCCTAAGGAAACAGAGAGCACATTGccaaaaaagcaggaaaaagataGTAGCAAAGAATCAGAAAGCTCCCAGTCAGCTTGCAGTTCAAATCAAGCGGCAGTCGTAGCACTGAGCatagaagcagaagaaaaacctgTTAACGCTGAAAATACTACTGAGCAAAGTCCAACCCCGTCTTCATCCGAAAAGGAGTCGGGAGAGAATCCACCTAAGGAAGGCAAGTGTGAAAATGAGCCGTCACCTGAAAAAACTACGTTAAGTTCCGGTCCACCGGCTGCTGCCAAGAGCGCCCCGCAGGCAGGAGCAGTGCCACCGGCGGCTGCCAAGAGCGCTCCACAGACGGAGGCAGTGCCACCCGCTGCTGCCAAGAGTGCCCCGCAGGCGGCAGCGGTGCCAGCGACTACTGCCAAGAGCGCCACGCAAACGAGCGCTACCTTGCTGTCTTCCAAAAACCAAGCGAGTGCCATGCCATCGGTGTCCAAGAGCGTCGCCCAGGCGGGCGCCTCGCTGCTGCTCGCCCCTAAGAGCGTCGCTCAGCCGGGCAcctcgctgctgctggcgcCCAAGAGCGGCGCCCAGGCCGgcacctcactgctgctggCCTCCAAGGGCAGCGCTAAGGCGGGATCCTCGCTCCTGGCCTCCAAGAGCAGTGCGGAGGTGGCTGCCTCGCTGCTGGCCGCTCGGAGCGGCACTCAGCAGGGTGCCTCGCTGCTCACCTCCAAGAGCAGTGCTCAGGTAGCTGCTTCGCTGCTGGCCGCTCGGAGCGGCTCTCAGCAAGGTCCCTCGCGGGCTGGGGCACCCTCCAAGGGCGGCACGCAGGCCGGTTCGCAGCAGCTTGCCTCCAAGAGTAGCTCGCAGGCAGGTGAAAGTCCCGCTAAGGCTTTGTGCAAACCGTTAACCAGTGAAGATGCAAAGGAAAGACAACCTTTTTTCAACAGACTCTACAAAGCTGTAGCCTGGAAACTGGTTGCTGTGGGAGGCTTCAGCCCTAGTGTAAATCATGCCGAACTTCTTAACTCGTCTATTCAGTCTGTAAAAGCTACCTTAGATGTTGCTTTTGTTCCCCTGAAGGAGCTTGCAGACTTACCTCAAAACAAGAGCTCTCTAGAAAATATCGTTTGTGAACTGAGGTGCAAGTCTGTCTATTTGGGTACTGGCTGTGGTAAAAGTATGGAAAATGCCAAAGCAGTTGCTTCAAGAGAAGCTCTGAAATTGTTCCTCAAGAAGAAAGTTATTGTGAAGATATGTAAAAGGAAGTACAAAGGTAGGGAAATCGAAGATTTGGTACTTCTGGATGAAGAATCAAAACCCTCAAATTTACCTCCAGCTTTAAGAAATCCTCGGGAGATCATGTAG
- the ING2 gene encoding inhibitor of growth protein 2, with protein sequence MMLAGPQLVAGPAAGGGERSRLLSLYVQEYLECVESLPLDIQRNVSLLREVDTRCQEALKEIDEVYEKYKSENDPVQKKRLQQHLQRALINSQELGDEKIQIVTQMLELVENRARQMETHSQCFQDLSENEKPLEKAKMESCQPERSSRRPRRQRTSESRDLCHIANGIDDCDDQPPKEKRSKSSKKKKRSKAKQEREVSPVEFAIDPNEPTYCLCNQVSYGEMIGCDNEQCPIEWFHFSCVGLTYKPKGKWYCPKCRGDNEKTMDKCTDKSKKDRRSR encoded by the exons ATGATGCTGGCGGGGCCGCAGCTGgtggcggggccggcggcgggcggcggcgagCGGTCGCGGCTGCTGTCGCTGTACGTGCAGGAGTACCTGGAGTGCGTGGAGTCGCTGCCGCTCGACATCCAGCGCAACGTGTCGCTGCTGCGCGAGGTGGACACCCGCTGCCAAG AAGCGCTAAAAGAAATAGATGAAGTCTATGAAAAATACAAGTCGGAAAATGATCCCGTTCAGAAGAAACGCTTGCAGCAGCATCTTCAGCGTGCGTTAATCAACAGCCAGGAACTTGGAGATGAAAAAATTCAAATAGTTACTCAGATGCTAGAACTGGTAGAGAATAGAGCCCGGCAAATGGAAACACACTCTCAGTGTTTTCAAGATCTGTCTGAGAATGAAAAGCCTCTGGAAAAGGCCAAGATGGAGTCCTGCCAACCGGAGAGGTCTTCACGGAGACCTCGTCGCCAGCGAACCAGCGAAAGCCGTGACCTGTGCCATATAGCAAACGGGATTGATGACTGCGATGATCAGCCACCTAAAGAGAAGAGATCTAAAtcttctaagaagaaaaaacgCTCCAAAGCCAAACAAGAGAGAGAAGTTTCACCTGTAGAATTTGCAATTGACCCCAATGAACCAACTTATTGCTTATGCAACCAAGTGTCTTACGGCGAAATGATAGGGTGTGATAACGAACAGTGTCCTATCGAGTGGTTCCACTTCTCGTGTGTTGGACTCACCTATAAGCCAAAGGGGAAATGGTACTGCCCGAAGTGCAGAGGAGATAATGAGAAAACTATGGACAAATGTACTGACAAATCAAAAAAGGATAGAAGATCGAGGTAG